One Synergistaceae bacterium DNA segment encodes these proteins:
- a CDS encoding glycosyltransferase family 2 protein encodes MISILCPCCNEEKSLPLFYQSVVRIMDKTGEHFEIIFVNDGSKDNTIEILKSLSESDTRIKAIDFSRNFGKEAAITAALDYSSGDAVIILDADLQQPPELIPEMLEKWREGYDVVAARRDRDSDSFIKKFTALAFYKIHNAFSQIEIPSNVGDFRLMSRRVVNALNSMKESQRFMKGLFAWAGFKTCFIDYKVAKRAAGESKFNLFRLWSLAIEGITSFSAFPLTMWGIIGAIIAMGAFIYGLFIFFHTIIYGLDVPGYATLVCLILLFGGLQLLGIGIIGEYLGRTYIESKNRPICIIREIYSHEKINSER; translated from the coding sequence ATGATTTCAATTTTATGTCCGTGCTGCAATGAGGAAAAATCCCTGCCGTTATTCTATCAAAGTGTAGTGAGAATCATGGACAAAACCGGCGAACATTTTGAAATTATTTTTGTGAACGATGGCAGTAAAGATAATACTATAGAGATATTAAAATCTTTATCTGAATCTGACACTAGAATAAAAGCAATAGATTTTTCCCGCAATTTCGGCAAGGAAGCAGCCATCACAGCCGCATTAGATTATTCTTCAGGTGATGCAGTTATTATACTTGATGCAGATTTACAACAGCCGCCGGAGTTAATCCCTGAAATGCTGGAAAAATGGCGTGAAGGTTATGATGTTGTAGCAGCCCGACGAGATAGAGACTCGGACTCATTCATAAAAAAATTTACTGCGCTCGCGTTCTATAAAATTCATAATGCATTCTCACAAATTGAAATTCCCTCAAATGTAGGAGATTTTAGACTCATGTCCCGGCGTGTAGTCAACGCTTTAAACTCAATGAAAGAGTCTCAAAGATTCATGAAAGGTTTATTTGCATGGGCAGGCTTTAAAACATGTTTTATAGATTATAAAGTTGCAAAGAGGGCAGCAGGCGAGTCAAAATTTAATTTATTTCGTTTATGGAGTCTTGCTATAGAGGGCATTACTTCATTTAGTGCCTTCCCGTTGACAATGTGGGGAATAATCGGAGCAATTATAGCAATGGGAGCATTTATTTACGGATTATTTATTTTCTTTCACACTATAATTTACGGTCTCGATGTTCCCGGATATGCAACTCTTGTGTGCTTAATACTTTTATTCGGCGGACTTCAGCTTTTAGGAATCGGCATAATAGGCGAATATCTCGGCAGGACTTATATAGAGAGCAAGAACAGGCCAATATGTATTATCAGGGAGATTTATTCACATGAAAAAATTAATAGTGAACGCTGA
- a CDS encoding Mrp/NBP35 family ATP-binding protein — MPECNHNCEGCTANCADRQNNIAPAKFQTQSVIKNVIGIVSGKGGVGKSLITGLLASEMSKKNFNTAILDADITGPSIPKMFGLHDTLLSDGHFIQPAISKNGTKIISMNLCLPSETDPVVWRGPVLMGVLQQFFEEVDWGFTDYMFVDMPPGTGDVPLTVFQSLPIKGIIIVTTPQELVSMIVSKALKMAEIMNIPVLGLVENMSYFLCPDCNKKHYIFGNSNLEEFALTHGIQNFVQIPILPEFARYCDSGKIEDFDASKYLDSLIKNL, encoded by the coding sequence ATGCCTGAATGTAATCACAACTGCGAGGGCTGTACTGCAAATTGTGCAGATAGACAGAATAACATAGCACCGGCAAAATTTCAGACTCAAAGCGTCATCAAAAACGTTATCGGCATAGTCAGCGGTAAAGGCGGAGTCGGCAAATCTTTAATAACCGGCTTGCTGGCTTCTGAAATGAGCAAAAAAAATTTTAACACTGCCATATTAGACGCTGATATAACGGGGCCGTCAATTCCTAAAATGTTTGGTCTTCATGATACTTTATTATCGGACGGACATTTTATACAGCCTGCCATAAGCAAGAACGGAACTAAAATAATTTCCATGAATTTATGCCTGCCCAGTGAAACAGATCCTGTAGTTTGGCGCGGTCCTGTCTTAATGGGAGTCTTGCAGCAATTTTTTGAAGAAGTCGACTGGGGATTTACTGATTATATGTTCGTTGACATGCCTCCGGGAACTGGCGACGTGCCTTTAACAGTGTTTCAATCATTGCCGATCAAGGGAATTATTATTGTAACGACCCCGCAGGAACTTGTAAGCATGATAGTAAGCAAAGCCCTAAAAATGGCCGAAATCATGAATATTCCCGTGCTTGGCCTTGTCGAGAACATGAGCTATTTTCTTTGTCCTGATTGCAATAAAAAGCATTATATATTTGGAAATAGTAATCTTGAAGAGTTTGCTTTGACTCACGGGATACAAAATTTTGTGCAGATTCCCATTTTGCCGGAATTTGCGAGATATTGCGACTCTGGAAAAATTGAAGACTTTGACGCGAGCAAATATTTAGATTCACTCATAAAAAATTTATAA